A genome region from Candidatus Microthrix parvicella Bio17-1 includes the following:
- a CDS encoding response regulator transcription factor, with the protein MKLLVVEDEKRLAVSLKRGLEADGFAVDVALDGTDGKAMATENTYDAIVLDIMLPGINGFKLCGDLRDGGDWTPILMLTAKDGELDETEALDTGADDFLRKPFSHLVLVARIRALLRRGKTERAVQLSAGGLRVNPSQRRAWRDDDEIELTAREFAVLEYLISNVGMVRSKAEILDHVWDYAFDGDPNIVEVYVRHLRKKIDIPYGTESIQTVRGAGYRLVGTTS; encoded by the coding sequence GTGAAACTGCTGGTCGTTGAGGACGAGAAGCGGCTCGCCGTTTCGCTGAAGCGCGGCTTGGAGGCCGACGGCTTCGCAGTCGATGTGGCCTTGGACGGCACCGACGGCAAGGCGATGGCGACCGAAAACACCTACGACGCCATCGTTCTCGACATCATGTTGCCGGGTATCAACGGCTTCAAGTTGTGCGGCGACCTGCGCGACGGCGGGGACTGGACGCCGATCCTGATGCTCACCGCCAAGGACGGCGAGCTTGACGAGACCGAGGCGCTCGACACCGGCGCCGACGACTTCCTCCGCAAGCCGTTCTCGCACTTGGTGCTCGTCGCGCGCATTCGTGCGTTGCTGCGACGCGGTAAAACGGAACGTGCGGTGCAGCTGAGCGCTGGCGGACTCCGGGTGAACCCGTCGCAGCGTCGGGCCTGGCGAGACGACGACGAGATCGAACTGACCGCCCGCGAGTTTGCAGTGCTCGAGTACCTGATAAGCAACGTCGGGATGGTGCGGTCAAAGGCCGAGATCCTCGACCACGTGTGGGACTACGCCTTCGACGGTGACCCGAACATCGTCGAGGTGTATGTCCGTCACCTGCGCAAGAAGATCGATATCCCCTACGGCACCGAATCGATCCAGACCGTGCGCGGCGCCGGGTACCGCCTGGTCGGCACCACGTCGTGA
- a CDS encoding UbiA family prenyltransferase encodes MTATIAPPSLSGQPPKQRPSVIETEGRHGEAHRHTDALRGLLRAARPHQWIKNATVLMIPGLGFYTLGVAGLVDTLVACSAFCLASSSVYLLNDTLDREADRHHPVKRHRPIASGVVSPTLATVASGAAALTALALGFLVSPMLVEIIAAYLLLTASYSLGLKRLAWLDVTVLAAGFVLRVVAGAVAVGAAVPLLLLTAVFAGAAFVALGKRRSELVLLGDDASSHRSALGTYRLRTIDAGLAATQAVAVVTFGLWVLALEFGPAGAGLALLGAAGFWEVLNAYRRRLMGGGGGDPARELLANHTLLPGLLVVGLVAFSAGII; translated from the coding sequence ATGACAGCAACCATCGCTCCGCCATCGCTCTCGGGGCAACCGCCGAAGCAACGTCCCAGCGTGATCGAGACGGAGGGGCGACACGGCGAGGCGCATCGGCACACCGACGCTCTCCGTGGCCTGCTGCGAGCGGCCCGCCCACATCAGTGGATCAAGAACGCAACGGTCTTGATGATTCCCGGGCTGGGCTTCTACACGCTGGGTGTCGCCGGCCTGGTCGATACCTTGGTGGCCTGCTCGGCGTTCTGCCTGGCCTCGAGCAGCGTCTATCTCCTGAACGACACGTTGGATCGCGAGGCCGACCGTCACCATCCGGTGAAGCGCCATCGTCCGATCGCCTCGGGGGTTGTCTCGCCGACGCTCGCGACCGTCGCGTCGGGCGCTGCCGCGCTGACGGCGCTGGCGCTCGGGTTCCTGGTCTCTCCAATGCTCGTTGAGATCATCGCCGCCTACCTGCTGCTGACCGCCTCCTACTCCCTGGGCCTGAAGCGCCTGGCCTGGTTGGACGTGACCGTGTTGGCAGCCGGGTTTGTGCTTCGGGTCGTCGCCGGGGCGGTCGCCGTCGGTGCCGCCGTTCCGCTGCTGCTGCTGACGGCGGTGTTCGCAGGCGCGGCGTTCGTCGCGCTGGGCAAGCGACGCTCGGAGCTGGTGCTGCTCGGTGACGACGCGTCGTCGCATCGCTCGGCGTTGGGCACCTACCGGCTTCGCACGATCGATGCCGGCCTCGCCGCCACTCAAGCGGTTGCGGTTGTGACGTTCGGGCTGTGGGTGCTGGCCCTTGAGTTCGGGCCCGCCGGAGCCGGCCTCGCCCTGCTCGGCGCTGCCGGGTTCTGGGAGGTACTCAACGCCTATCGGCGGCGGCTGATGGGCGGCGGCGGCGGAGACCCAGCCCGAGAGCTCCTCGCCAACCACACGCTGTTGCCCGGCCTGCTGGTCGTCGGACTGGTTGCGTTCTCGGCGGGGATCATCTGA
- a CDS encoding phosphodiester glycosidase family protein, with protein sequence MATTMTPSPGTPTEAGDKDEHARPDDGTDAPPGAVTSRRSKHRIRRLAWVVVAAGIAVGCAGAAQALGVPAVPAVVVAVALSVGLWAWAGRRRPRPHLLVAVGVAILLLGGLAATSWSCTSYLTEPGSATVTARTSDWMRDHGMSPLVDRLEQRLYPPPKLTDDKVDPNQLPMAAPGRPHSAPALSPPAAPVSTPATVKGLLDAPLRGEGTWSPSTRTVNGRPVTYTTFLRPDPAHMAVVASAVWLNPEVTNVTYVPGTKQGTGWSWNSEIPATERPKAVAAFNAGFKFKDIRGGYMAEGRNPSPLVDGQASLVLNANGNPQLGAWGTDVKMAPGVTSVVQNLDLIVNNSRPVPGLRSGVSRDWGKPKWQLQYTNRSGLGITNDGALIYVAGSNLTTDSLAQALANVGAVRAMELDIHATNPTFNFLAITPGSGGSLTGTKLVPGLASAADRYLQPSQRDFFAVTTK encoded by the coding sequence ATGGCAACCACGATGACACCCTCGCCTGGCACGCCGACGGAAGCCGGTGACAAGGATGAGCATGCCCGGCCCGACGACGGTACAGACGCGCCGCCGGGTGCCGTCACCAGCCGTCGTTCGAAGCACCGCATCCGCCGGCTCGCCTGGGTCGTCGTGGCGGCTGGCATCGCCGTTGGATGCGCCGGTGCCGCTCAGGCGCTCGGAGTGCCGGCGGTCCCGGCGGTGGTCGTCGCCGTCGCGCTCAGCGTTGGGCTGTGGGCCTGGGCGGGTCGCCGCCGGCCTCGCCCCCACCTGCTCGTGGCGGTTGGCGTAGCAATCCTTCTGCTCGGAGGCCTCGCGGCGACCAGCTGGTCGTGCACCAGCTACCTCACCGAGCCCGGGTCGGCAACCGTCACCGCCCGAACCAGCGATTGGATGCGCGACCACGGCATGAGCCCGCTGGTCGACCGCCTCGAGCAGCGGCTGTACCCCCCACCGAAGCTGACCGACGACAAGGTTGACCCCAACCAACTCCCCATGGCTGCACCCGGCCGTCCTCACTCCGCACCAGCGCTGTCGCCTCCCGCAGCCCCGGTGTCGACCCCAGCGACCGTCAAAGGCCTGCTCGACGCGCCGCTGCGCGGCGAAGGCACCTGGTCGCCGAGCACCCGCACCGTCAATGGCCGGCCGGTCACCTACACGACGTTTCTGCGGCCCGACCCCGCTCACATGGCGGTGGTGGCCTCTGCGGTCTGGCTCAACCCCGAGGTGACCAACGTGACGTATGTGCCCGGTACCAAACAGGGAACCGGCTGGTCCTGGAACTCCGAAATTCCGGCCACCGAGCGCCCGAAGGCCGTCGCCGCCTTCAACGCCGGCTTCAAGTTCAAGGACATCCGAGGTGGCTACATGGCCGAAGGGCGCAACCCCAGCCCGCTGGTCGACGGGCAGGCGTCCCTGGTGTTGAACGCCAACGGCAACCCTCAGCTGGGCGCTTGGGGAACCGACGTCAAAATGGCCCCAGGCGTGACCTCGGTGGTGCAGAACCTCGACCTCATCGTCAACAACTCCAGGCCCGTCCCCGGACTGCGGTCGGGTGTGAGCAGGGACTGGGGCAAACCCAAGTGGCAGCTTCAGTACACCAACCGGTCGGGTCTCGGCATCACCAACGACGGCGCCCTCATCTACGTTGCCGGATCCAACCTGACGACCGACTCGTTGGCCCAGGCGCTGGCCAACGTCGGGGCGGTGCGGGCGATGGAGTTGGACATCCACGCGACCAACCCGACCTTCAACTTCCTGGCGATCACGCCGGGCAGCGGCGGATCGCTCACCGGGACGAAGCTGGTGCCGGGTTTGGCGAGCGCCGCAGACCGATACCTCCAACCAAGCCAGCGCGACTTCTTCGCAGTCACCACGAAATGA
- a CDS encoding alpha/beta hydrolase, which produces MVVAGFIGTASLLASCGGRPSASDQKRPTSTRQTQAAPAAPPSCPDAPKGKVLSKSLTSQATGGTERLRIYAPPGFEPAASPSVPLLVLLHGGSADETQWLDVGAASAADCLIGSGEIKPMVIVAVDGGRVEGRGDGSPPAMERFVADELLPYLHKEYPSLGGRDVTSIGGISRGGGWALFIAADRPDLFSAAGGHSPSGRLTPKQEQSLAAHDSRIWLDVGDDDSLRPSTFELAESLRSIGLGVRATTWPGGHNRLYWSDHVEDYLRFYARAW; this is translated from the coding sequence GTGGTCGTCGCAGGATTCATCGGTACGGCCTCGCTGCTGGCGTCGTGCGGCGGCCGCCCGTCGGCATCGGACCAGAAGCGTCCGACGAGCACACGTCAGACCCAGGCAGCCCCGGCCGCTCCGCCCTCGTGCCCAGACGCCCCAAAGGGAAAGGTCCTATCCAAGTCGCTGACCAGCCAAGCGACCGGTGGCACCGAGCGACTCAGGATCTACGCACCGCCGGGCTTCGAGCCGGCAGCATCCCCCTCGGTTCCTTTGCTCGTCCTGCTCCATGGAGGATCGGCTGATGAAACCCAATGGCTGGATGTGGGGGCGGCGAGCGCCGCCGACTGCCTGATCGGATCCGGCGAGATCAAGCCAATGGTGATCGTCGCAGTCGACGGAGGACGCGTTGAAGGCCGGGGGGACGGCTCGCCGCCGGCGATGGAACGATTCGTCGCCGATGAGCTGCTCCCCTACCTTCACAAGGAGTACCCGAGCCTCGGGGGCCGGGACGTCACCAGCATCGGTGGCATCTCGCGAGGGGGTGGCTGGGCGCTGTTCATCGCCGCCGACCGACCGGACCTGTTCAGCGCTGCGGGTGGACACAGTCCCTCGGGGAGGCTGACGCCGAAACAAGAACAATCGCTCGCAGCCCACGACTCCCGCATCTGGCTCGACGTTGGCGACGACGACTCGCTCCGACCGTCGACCTTCGAGCTGGCCGAGTCGCTTCGTTCCATCGGCCTCGGCGTCAGGGCGACGACCTGGCCGGGTGGCCACAACCGCCTCTACTGGAGCGACCATGTTGAGGACTACCTGCGGTTTTACGCACGGGCCTGGTGA
- a CDS encoding sulfatase-like hydrolase/transferase — MPKQPNVLVVLSDQQRPDSCGVFGQRLDVTPNLDALAADGVAFDNSFTVQPLCGPSRAALQTGLMPTTTGCWRNGRSLPQDATTLATALGSAGYWTGYVGKWHLASDGGYLPKPGTGATRFGTRPVPPERRGGYEDLWLAADSLEATSLPYRGHVFDGDGNKVPLNGFRVDALTDLAVDALHGRADEERPFFMFVSFLEPHHQNNRFRTIGPKGWAKRFADYDVPADLKGTLGDWRWNYAEYLACCASIDANLGRLTGALEAAGELDDTIVVYSSDHGSHFRTRNAEYKRSPHDASIRVPLVVRGPGFRGGQRSDALVSGLDLLPTLVSAAGAAPVPGDGHPLQEFLDGRATRTSALVQISESQVGRALRTERHTYAVTGAGLGRLARYRDSAADVYEEHLLYDNVEDPAQRHNLAGTPVTAELRRTLATQLEDEIERMEGRRPRIDVAPS, encoded by the coding sequence ATGCCCAAGCAACCCAACGTCCTGGTGGTGCTGTCCGATCAGCAACGACCGGACTCATGTGGCGTGTTCGGCCAGCGCCTCGACGTCACTCCCAACCTGGACGCCCTGGCCGCCGACGGCGTCGCCTTCGACAACTCCTTCACCGTCCAGCCGCTGTGCGGACCGTCGCGGGCGGCGTTACAGACCGGGCTGATGCCCACCACCACCGGCTGCTGGCGCAACGGCAGGTCGCTCCCCCAGGATGCGACCACGTTGGCGACCGCGCTCGGGTCGGCCGGCTACTGGACCGGCTACGTCGGCAAGTGGCACCTGGCCTCCGACGGCGGCTACCTGCCCAAGCCGGGCACCGGCGCCACACGGTTTGGCACCCGGCCGGTGCCGCCCGAGCGGCGCGGCGGCTACGAGGACCTGTGGCTGGCGGCCGACTCGCTGGAGGCGACCTCGCTCCCCTACCGGGGCCACGTCTTCGACGGCGACGGCAACAAAGTGCCGCTGAACGGCTTCCGCGTCGATGCGCTGACCGACCTGGCCGTCGACGCCTTGCACGGACGCGCCGACGAGGAGCGCCCGTTCTTCATGTTCGTGTCGTTTCTCGAACCGCACCATCAGAACAATCGATTTCGCACGATCGGCCCCAAGGGCTGGGCCAAGCGATTCGCCGACTACGACGTGCCCGCCGACCTCAAAGGCACGCTGGGCGACTGGCGCTGGAACTATGCGGAGTACCTCGCCTGCTGCGCGTCGATCGACGCCAACCTCGGCCGCCTGACCGGTGCCCTGGAGGCCGCCGGCGAGTTGGACGACACGATCGTCGTCTACTCCTCCGATCACGGCAGCCACTTCCGCACCCGCAACGCCGAGTACAAGCGCTCCCCCCATGACGCCTCGATCCGGGTGCCGCTGGTGGTGCGCGGCCCGGGCTTTCGGGGCGGGCAGCGCAGCGACGCGCTGGTCAGCGGCCTCGACCTGTTGCCGACCCTGGTCTCGGCCGCCGGCGCGGCGCCGGTGCCCGGCGACGGCCACCCGCTCCAGGAGTTCCTCGACGGCCGAGCCACCCGCACGTCGGCCCTGGTGCAGATCAGCGAATCGCAGGTGGGGCGGGCGCTGCGCACCGAGCGCCACACGTACGCGGTGACGGGAGCGGGCCTTGGCCGCCTCGCCCGTTACCGGGACTCGGCCGCCGACGTCTACGAGGAACACCTGCTGTATGACAACGTCGAGGACCCGGCCCAGCGCCACAACCTGGCCGGCACCCCAGTGACCGCCGAACTGAGGCGAACGCTGGCCACCCAGCTCGAGGACGAGATCGAACGCATGGAGGGCAGGCGCCCGCGCATCGACGTCGCGCCGAGCTGA
- a CDS encoding diaminopropionate ammonia-lyase — MYAPNSMPTHGWAPLPEDVATLGAAGADQAVAYLAHREHNDPTPLHRLDGLADELGVGSVFVKDEGYRLGLGSFKALGGSYVVTRLVLEEAARRLDHPVDVGDLQTDAVRAVAATMTFACATDGNHGRSVAQGAQLVGAEAAIFMHGGVSDERVAAIERFGARIIRVDGSYDDSIIEAARVAEAEGWTVLSDTSWPGYEAIPALVSQGYTVLVRESLDAMTKPPTHVLVQAGVGGFAAAVAGHLAAVLGADRPHVIVVEPERAACLFASNAAGGIVTVPGTEPTVMAMLECYEPSPLAWRVLERVADGFVTLGEDESPAAMRRLAQPAAGDPPIVAGESGVAGLAGLVQLTADPELRRQTGLDDHAIVLVINTEGATDPELYTTLVGSTPEQVLSAEGSAPS, encoded by the coding sequence ATGTACGCCCCCAACTCGATGCCAACCCACGGCTGGGCGCCGCTGCCCGAGGATGTGGCCACGTTGGGTGCCGCCGGGGCCGACCAGGCGGTCGCCTACCTGGCGCACCGCGAGCACAACGACCCCACGCCGCTGCACCGCCTCGACGGCCTCGCCGACGAGCTCGGGGTGGGATCGGTGTTCGTCAAGGACGAGGGATACCGGCTGGGGCTCGGCAGCTTCAAGGCGCTGGGCGGGTCCTACGTCGTGACCCGCCTGGTGCTCGAGGAGGCGGCCCGTCGTCTGGATCACCCGGTTGACGTCGGCGATCTCCAGACCGACGCCGTCCGTGCTGTGGCCGCCACGATGACGTTCGCCTGCGCCACCGACGGCAACCACGGGCGATCGGTGGCCCAGGGCGCCCAACTGGTCGGCGCCGAGGCGGCGATCTTCATGCACGGCGGCGTCAGCGATGAACGCGTGGCGGCGATCGAGCGCTTCGGCGCCAGGATCATCCGGGTGGACGGCAGCTACGACGATTCCATCATCGAAGCGGCACGGGTGGCCGAGGCCGAGGGCTGGACCGTGCTGTCCGACACCTCGTGGCCCGGCTACGAGGCGATCCCGGCCCTGGTGTCCCAGGGCTACACCGTGCTGGTGCGCGAGTCGCTGGATGCCATGACCAAGCCGCCGACCCACGTGCTGGTCCAGGCCGGGGTCGGCGGGTTTGCTGCGGCCGTCGCCGGGCACCTCGCCGCAGTGTTGGGGGCGGACCGTCCCCACGTGATCGTGGTCGAGCCCGAGCGGGCGGCCTGCCTGTTCGCCTCCAACGCTGCGGGCGGCATCGTCACCGTGCCCGGCACCGAGCCGACGGTGATGGCGATGCTCGAGTGCTACGAACCGTCGCCGCTGGCATGGAGGGTGCTCGAACGTGTCGCCGACGGCTTTGTGACGTTGGGCGAGGACGAGTCGCCGGCGGCGATGAGGCGCCTGGCTCAGCCGGCGGCCGGCGACCCACCGATCGTCGCCGGCGAAAGCGGTGTGGCAGGCCTGGCCGGTTTGGTGCAGCTGACCGCCGACCCGGAGCTGCGACGCCAAACCGGGCTGGACGACCACGCCATCGTGCTGGTGATCAACACCGAGGGGGCGACCGATCCGGAGCTGTACACAACTCTGGTGGGGTCCACCCCCGAGCAGGTGCTGTCGGCGGAGGGCTCCGCCCCCTCCTGA
- a CDS encoding glycoside hydrolase family 43 protein — protein MAKPAGDAMATLPSWTEPGLVWAPSVLQTDDDGFVLYYTSLDSRSGLQCVGAARASSPLGPFVDGSDDPFVCQRELGGTIDASPFVDDDGTPYLLFKNDGNCCDITTQLWTQQLSADGMTLVGDAIALLETTEDWEGPLIEGPSMTTLGDSYWLLYSAYDWNSADYSVGLAQCESPVGPCTKRDGPWLANHGDASGPGGAEDFTDADGRRWMVYHAWVTDKIGYETGGERSLFAVPLDLRSGEPVARGLSEDSAD, from the coding sequence GTGGCCAAGCCGGCCGGCGACGCGATGGCCACGCTTCCCAGCTGGACCGAGCCCGGGCTGGTGTGGGCGCCGTCGGTACTGCAAACCGACGATGACGGCTTCGTCCTCTATTACACGTCGCTCGACAGCCGGTCCGGTCTGCAGTGCGTCGGCGCCGCCCGGGCGTCCTCACCGCTGGGGCCCTTCGTCGACGGTTCGGACGATCCGTTCGTCTGCCAGCGCGAGCTCGGCGGCACGATAGACGCCAGCCCGTTTGTCGACGACGACGGCACGCCGTACCTGCTGTTCAAGAACGACGGCAACTGCTGCGACATCACCACCCAGCTGTGGACCCAGCAGCTCTCAGCGGACGGCATGACGCTTGTTGGCGACGCGATTGCGTTGCTCGAGACCACCGAGGACTGGGAGGGCCCCCTGATCGAGGGACCGTCGATGACCACGCTGGGCGACTCGTACTGGCTGTTGTACTCGGCCTACGACTGGAACAGCGCCGACTACTCGGTTGGGTTGGCCCAATGCGAGTCGCCGGTTGGGCCATGCACCAAGCGAGATGGGCCCTGGCTGGCCAACCACGGCGATGCCAGCGGACCGGGCGGCGCCGAGGACTTCACCGACGCGGACGGTCGGCGATGGATGGTGTACCACGCTTGGGTCACCGACAAGATCGGATACGAGACGGGCGGTGAGCGGTCACTGTTCGCTGTGCCGCTCGACCTGCGCTCGGGCGAACCGGTGGCGCGCGGCCTGAGCGAGGACAGCGCCGACTGA
- a CDS encoding glutamate decarboxylase, whose product MKSREPAADPGLVQPAFTERLSVQAIPSLRMPKDENNPEVAYRFIHDELMLDGNSRLNLATFVTTWMDDEAERLMSETFDKNMIDKDEYPSTAEIETRCVNMVADLFHAEDLSETDATSATGVSTIGSSEAVMLAGLAMKWRWRAKREAEGKDASKPNFILGTNVQVVWEKFCKYFDVEAKYLPMEPGRYVVTPEQIRDAVDENTIGVLAILGTTFTGELEPVAEISAMLDELAKSGGPDVPMHVDGASGGFVVPFLQPDLEWDFRNPRVVSINVSGHKYGLTYPGIGFVVWRSKEYLPEDLVFHVNYLGGDMPTFTLNFSRPGNQVVAQYYNFIRLGRTGYTRIMEALRDTAQMISAHIATIDGLNVITDGTAIPVLSFNCDDDLGFTVFDISHELRALGFQVPAYTMPADAEDVAVLRVVVREGFSRDMAYKLGLAIEQVVEHLKAGARPQASKSGFAH is encoded by the coding sequence GTGAAGAGCCGTGAACCAGCAGCCGATCCGGGTCTCGTACAACCGGCGTTCACCGAACGCTTGAGCGTGCAGGCCATCCCCAGCCTGCGCATGCCCAAGGACGAGAACAACCCCGAGGTCGCGTACCGCTTCATCCACGACGAGCTGATGCTCGATGGCAACTCGCGGCTGAACCTGGCGACGTTCGTGACGACGTGGATGGACGACGAGGCCGAGCGCCTGATGTCCGAGACGTTCGACAAGAACATGATCGACAAGGATGAGTACCCCTCGACCGCCGAGATCGAGACCCGCTGCGTCAACATGGTGGCGGACCTGTTCCACGCCGAGGACCTGTCCGAGACCGATGCGACGTCCGCCACCGGCGTGTCGACGATCGGCTCCTCCGAGGCGGTCATGCTGGCTGGACTGGCGATGAAGTGGCGCTGGCGCGCCAAGCGCGAGGCCGAGGGCAAGGATGCCTCCAAGCCCAACTTCATTCTGGGCACCAACGTGCAGGTGGTGTGGGAGAAGTTCTGTAAGTACTTCGATGTCGAGGCCAAGTACCTGCCGATGGAGCCGGGCCGCTACGTGGTGACCCCCGAGCAGATCCGCGACGCGGTCGATGAGAACACGATCGGCGTGCTGGCCATTCTCGGCACGACGTTCACCGGTGAGCTCGAGCCGGTCGCCGAGATTTCGGCGATGCTCGACGAGTTGGCCAAGTCCGGCGGTCCGGACGTCCCCATGCACGTCGACGGGGCCAGCGGCGGCTTCGTCGTGCCCTTCCTTCAGCCGGACCTGGAGTGGGACTTCCGCAACCCGCGGGTGGTCTCGATCAACGTCAGCGGCCACAAGTACGGCCTCACGTACCCGGGCATCGGCTTCGTCGTGTGGCGCTCCAAGGAGTACCTGCCCGAGGACCTCGTTTTCCACGTCAACTACCTGGGCGGCGACATGCCGACGTTTACGCTCAACTTCTCCCGCCCCGGCAACCAGGTGGTGGCCCAGTACTACAACTTCATCAGGCTGGGTCGCACCGGCTACACCCGGATCATGGAGGCGTTGCGCGACACCGCCCAGATGATCTCCGCGCACATCGCCACGATCGACGGGTTGAACGTGATCACCGACGGCACCGCCATCCCGGTGCTCTCGTTCAACTGCGATGACGACCTCGGCTTCACCGTGTTCGACATCTCCCACGAGCTGCGGGCCCTCGGGTTCCAGGTGCCGGCGTACACGATGCCGGCCGATGCCGAGGACGTCGCCGTGCTGCGCGTCGTCGTGCGCGAGGGCTTCAGCCGCGACATGGCCTACAAGCTGGGCCTGGCCATCGAGCAGGTGGTCGAGCACCTCAAGGCCGGGGCACGGCCCCAGGCCTCCAAGTCGGGCTTCGCTCACTGA
- a CDS encoding YhgE/Pip family protein: MILTPLRSRPVEAGVGLARAVFTSYWPALVIGFIQASILYGVVLVIGLRPTHPVGMWLFAVLVSATFIAMIQAFNAIFGEAVGRVVTLAFLMLQLVSSGGIYPVQTTAGPIQALHIFDPMTYTVNGYRQLSVAVSVDSRLWVAIDVLVGILLVSLAASTLSAWRNRVYTMDRLYSMVVV; the protein is encoded by the coding sequence ATGATCCTCACCCCGCTTCGCTCACGCCCGGTCGAGGCGGGGGTCGGGCTGGCGCGTGCGGTGTTCACGTCGTACTGGCCCGCCTTGGTGATCGGTTTCATCCAGGCCTCGATCCTGTATGGGGTCGTCCTCGTCATCGGGCTCAGACCGACGCACCCGGTGGGCATGTGGCTCTTCGCCGTGCTCGTCTCCGCCACGTTCATCGCCATGATCCAGGCGTTCAACGCCATATTCGGTGAGGCGGTCGGCCGGGTCGTCACGCTGGCGTTCCTGATGCTGCAGCTGGTCTCCTCCGGCGGCATCTATCCGGTGCAGACCACCGCCGGGCCGATCCAGGCCCTGCACATCTTCGATCCGATGACCTACACGGTCAACGGGTACCGCCAGCTCAGCGTGGCCGTCTCGGTCGACTCGCGGCTGTGGGTGGCGATCGACGTGCTGGTGGGCATCCTGCTCGTCAGCCTGGCCGCCTCCACCCTGTCCGCCTGGCGAAACCGGGTGTACACGATGGACCGCCTGTATTCGATGGTGGTCGTCTAG
- a CDS encoding YhgE/Pip domain-containing protein, protein MKTEKAAMADLESGKYYFVIVIPEDFSAAVASLTGGQPHQAKIAEVTAELNDAVAKLQAVDLPPAQEVATQLQAASGRLNEVNATLSGLVDQGDADAIGEVRAQADALRKDIATLDEGVDQLAGGSDELVDGAAEFAAIIEELSAGAEKLDKGFSTVLGKVPNRTEAQRDSVASALTTPVLLKEKTLNEADTFGTGFAPFFMSLSLFVAVSSSG, encoded by the coding sequence GTGAAGACCGAGAAGGCGGCGATGGCCGACCTCGAAAGCGGCAAGTACTACTTCGTCATCGTGATCCCGGAGGACTTCAGCGCAGCGGTTGCGTCCCTCACGGGGGGACAACCTCACCAAGCGAAGATCGCCGAAGTCACCGCAGAGCTCAACGACGCAGTGGCCAAGCTGCAGGCGGTCGACCTGCCACCGGCCCAGGAGGTGGCCACACAGCTTCAGGCGGCCTCGGGGCGGCTGAACGAGGTCAATGCAACGCTGTCCGGCCTGGTCGATCAGGGTGATGCCGATGCGATCGGTGAGGTGCGTGCTCAGGCGGACGCACTCCGCAAGGACATCGCCACCTTGGACGAGGGCGTCGACCAGCTCGCCGGCGGAAGCGACGAGCTGGTCGACGGCGCGGCCGAGTTTGCGGCGATCATCGAGGAGCTGTCGGCTGGCGCAGAGAAGCTGGACAAGGGCTTCTCCACCGTCCTGGGCAAGGTGCCCAACCGGACCGAGGCCCAGCGCGACTCGGTGGCATCGGCGCTGACCACGCCGGTGCTGTTGAAGGAGAAGACGCTCAACGAGGCGGACACCTTCGGGACCGGCTTCGCGCCGTTCTTCATGTCGCTGTCGCTGTTCGTCGCGGTATCATCGTCTGGATGA